The genomic region TGCCGCAAGTCAGAGTTGTTTAGGTCAGAGATAAGTAATAATGGAGGAATATTTTGTGAGAGATGAACAAAAATGTGCAATAAATGCATCATTTAACGAATCTGACGGAACAATTAATGCTAAAGTGGTGTCTTTGAAGAAATGGGTTGATGAGTGCCCTCATTTGCCTGTGGAAACTATAGGTATGTTGTCAAAATAACACGTATGTGTGTGATATGCGTTTTCAGATGAAGATTTCTTGAAGATAATGTTACTGAAAGGTAAGTTTAAGGAAGAGAAGGTTaaagaaaatatcaaaaattatttcaaatatcTATACAAGCATTCTGAATTTTTTACTGGATTGGCGGATATAATACCTTCGAAAGAAGTTGGGTACGTTTTGAATGAATTTTAAACCTATATCTTTTAAAAAAGTAGCTAACGAATATGTTACGATCTCTCAATAAATttgcattttcattttctaaaattgtttcaaaatacCTACATTGAATCTTCTTCTTTCTAGATTAGCTGTTGTTTCACCCATCGTAACTCCTTCATGGGAAAGAATTGGCATTTTGAAAGTGAACTTTGCTAATATAGAAGGAACTTTCGAATTTTCTAAATGTTTTTCTGTCGGCATAGCTACAGCTATGATCATGTTCAACTACGATTACACTCCTACTCTGcgtttaattttagattacgAAGGTTTTACAATAaggcatttttttcaaacaggCGTTCTACAACTTTTCAAGCTCATGAGTATTTACCAAGTATGTACGTAACTAAAGATCCATTACATAGTATAATGACCTGTGCATGTTTTGACTGCAGAACATTCTAAAAATGAGGATATCTGGAATAGAAATCATCAACCCACCGTTTCTATTCCGTACTGTATTAAACATACTTAAAGCTGTC from Tenebrio molitor chromosome 8, icTenMoli1.1, whole genome shotgun sequence harbors:
- the LOC138136690 gene encoding alpha-tocopherol transfer protein-like, encoding MEEYFVRDEQKCAINASFNESDGTINAKVVSLKKWVDECPHLPVETIDEDFLKIMLLKGKFKEEKVKENIKNYFKYLYKHSEFFTGLADIIPSKEVGLAVVSPIVTPSWERIGILKVNFANIEGTFEFSKCFSVGIATAMIMFNYDYTPTLRLILDYEGFTIRHFFQTGVLQLFKLMSIYQNILKMRISGIEIINPPFLFRTVLNILKAVLSSKLYSRITLHENLNSLHENVPKQYLPSDYGGELQSIEELLKLWDKTFVQKKSFLRKIEQVSQTNPPAN